A genomic segment from Coccinella septempunctata chromosome 3, icCocSept1.1, whole genome shotgun sequence encodes:
- the LOC123308989 gene encoding uncharacterized protein LOC123308989 isoform X2, whose amino-acid sequence MATDGTIFTRTTPSPSVAVSVANPHRQKRMGPAPFASFEDLSDELESPDDTTASSVVRLPGIHEDLTPSSPGYIMSHTPELVYTGISLVGQVKTPVNPSTSFLEAIVAPASGSQLQAPNTPRIDISRASSSSHHDSKDSSPDREIIEGNVGSNRDQATAKLGVGFREDGTLDLRSSTEELDFQDQKEQEKKKSRSRPQSPSYLYDESYQNHTRKDSQCSEISLLAISGRTSRLSSIGSAGSAQSRISNASHLSVLSGGTELSRSPSPHKMLLETSFCGTKSPQSMSSVTIDKIGTKDSDDFEKILLSRKHDPTEAILAEGISVKKETRSASMKEVPQKPARRMEKRVQSVRSDIKIKVDTPSMTDANITPRPTKKIVSESGVEYIYIPLKGPLPLDFEENETTPTVKPPRRTTTTARVETNSSTKPKTKSNPTSSQPKPKENARMNDVSLTPRDIMQTAPPKIDEPKYIRIKLKPDHLYDDDDDSATNTSRDTQPEKIDLDEIKTDDSTTGTYDTGKSLTSTPSVSPKFSRHCVVRDFNMDSKTPSPSLSRKSSFASIFRSKEAITSPESPTIPGRRKNMITGILREASESLKDKGRTRSRSKSRERDRPLAVSNTVSSSESIDSRGKTKGLFSIFRTSKSDVRKTENEPDILPEKMIKVEFNFSNGQKKPDKLILEKPLEANSIRIPLHSPTHYENENHRFLKDIQTPSQESQDTVIEVIPPKKEEVISAPNPEITNKKNAEIQSRQSSTSSENVVFSTRVGSNNDIFTTKLPKDKRKDFSQSKNERPSQPDTQVKLETTLEIHHNSEQVDQEEKLRTEVSVETHKEPELKRTVSTTSFKEIEAQITMTTNTAKPRKPKSEQTLPTSQVCDEDKNESSESEKDSEASSVLARIPKPKNEMEVTSLLEPESKGLVVQDSFEDELPYVPTTLPQERSAALPIVPIKQRNTFEMKTCPIDRPRSTTPINPNSLEEYCEDLVSNVSHEKLAISIEKLKISLPRLDSSDKASKSPKKPVNTNWFDFAEKCSHTGRKSSGEADTPPPLPPKGIQKEWINFEEVPERRKLPKRIQTIPSRGHIDVPENVLHDHVVYNYVNPDECRCECHEKKEKKKEVEVKSVQEDEIPLLENETEEQKVVPSSRNSIKISEGISLFSESSVDLSVATEQHEDLPANGSLQKPFKIDLDVSSNRSSIVSLDEPHSSCSETPNAFSKPS is encoded by the exons ATGGCAACCGATGGTACCATCTTCACCCGAACCACCCCCTCACCCTCCGTTGCAGTCAGTGTGGCAAATCCACATAGGCAGAAGCGCATGGGACCTGCCCCCTTTGCGTCTTTCGAGGATCTCTCTGACGAG TTAGAAAGTCCGGATGATACTACAGCGTCATCAGTAGTTAGGCTCCCTGGAATACATGAAGATTTGACTCCAAGCAGTCCAGGATACATAATGAGCCACACTCCAGAATTGGTTTATACCGGAATCAGCCTTGTAGGGCAGGTTAAGACTCCGGTCAATCCATCGACGTCATTTCTGGAAGCTATAGTTGCTCCTGCATCGGGGTCTCAGCTGCAAGCGCCTAACACTCCAAGGATCGATATTTCTAGAGCCAGTAGTTCCTCACATCACGATAGTAAGGATAGCTCACCGGACAGGGAGATCATAGAAGGAAATGTAGGAAGCAATAG AGATCAAGCAACGGCAAAGCTGGGAGTTGGTTTTAGAGAGGATGGCACGTTGGACCTCAGATCATCGACGGAAGAGCTCGATTTTCAAGATCAGAAAGaacaagagaagaaaaaaagCAGATCTAGACCTCAATCACCATCATATCTGTACGACGAATCATATCAAAATCACACAAGAAAAGATTCTCAATGTTCGGAAATCAGTCTTCTCGCGATATCTGGTCGTACCTCCAGACTGTCGAGTATAGGCAGTGCAGGATCTGCTCAGAGTAGGATTTCTAATGCGAGCCACCTTTCCGTTTTATCCGGAGGCACGGAACTATCCAGGTCGCCATCTCCTCATAAAATGCTCCTGGAAACTTCCTTCTGTGGTACCAAATCCCCACAGTCGATGTCATCTGTAACAATAGATAAAATAGGGACCAAAGACTCGGACGACTTCGAAAAAATCCTGTTGTCCAGGAAGCACGATCCTACAGAAGCAATATTAGCGGAAGGTATTAGTGTAAAAAAAGAAACCAGGTCGGCTTCCATGAAAGAGGTGCCTCAAAAACCGGCGAGGAGGATGGAAAAACGAGTACAAAGCGTTAGAAGTGATATTAAAATAAAAGTAGATACTCCGTCAATGACTGACGCAAACATAACACCCAGACCCACGAAGAAGATCGTCTCCGAAAGTGGTGTGGAGTACATTTATATTCCGTTGAAAGGTCCCCTTCCCTTAGATTTCGAAGAGAATGAAACGACTCCAACGGTAAAGCCGCCAAGGAGAACCACTACAACTGCAAGGGTTGAGACAAATTCATCCACGAAACCTAAAACGAAATCGAATCCAACGTCATCTCAACCTAAGCCTAAAGAAAACGCTAGGATGAACGATGTATCTCTGACACCTAGAGATATCATGCAAACAGCACCGCCAAAAATCGATGAACCGAAATATATTAGGATCAAACTAAAACCTGATCATCTTTACGATGACGATGATGATTCCGCTACAAATACATCCCGCGATACTCAACCTGAAAAAATAGACTTGGATGAAATAAAAACGGACGATTCAACCACCGGAACTTACGATACGGGAAAAAGCTTGACCAGTACGCCCAGTGTGAGCCCAAAATTCTCCAGACATTGCGTTGTGAGAGACTTCAATATGGACAGTAAGACACCTTCACCTTCCTTATCTAGAAAAAGTTCGTTCGCTTCTATATTTCGCAGTAAAGAAGCAATAACCAGTCCAGAATCACCAACGATCCCAGGAAGGAGAAAAAATATGATAACTGGAATCTTGAGAGAAGCTAGTGAATCGCTGAAAGACAAGGGTAGGACTAGATCCAGATCGAAAAGTAGAGAGAGAGATCGGCCTCTGGCAGTGTCCAACACAGTTTCGTCATCAGAATCAATAGACAGCAGGGGTAAAACTAAAGgtcttttttccatttttcgaaCTTCAAAAAGTGACGTGAGAAAAACAGAAAACGAACCCGATATCCTACCCGAAAAGATGATCAAAGTTGAATTCAATTTCAGCAACGGTCAGAAAAAACCCGATAAATTAATTTTAGAAAAGCCTTTAGAAGCGAATAGTATCAGAATACCCTTACATTCACCCACCCATTACGAGAATGAGAACCATAGATTTTTGAAGGATATTCAAACTCCAAGTCAGGAGTCACAAGATACTGTCATTGAAGTTATTCCACCTAAAAAGGAAGAGGTGATTTCCGCTCCAAACCCTGAAATCACCAACAAGAAGAATGCAGAAATTCAAAGTAGACAAAGCAGTACGAGTAGCGAAAATGTAGTCTTTTCGACGAGAGTAGGTAGCAATAACGATATATTCACAACTAAATTGCCGAAAGACAAAAGAAAAGACTTTTCTCAGAGCAAGAATGAGCGGCCTTCACAACCAGATACTCAAGTGAAGTTAGAAACAACTCTAGAAATTCATCATAATAGTGAGCAGGTAGATCAGGAGGAAAAACTCAGAACAGAAGTGTCAGTAGAGACACACAAGGAACCAGAATTAAAAAGGACGGTTAGTACAACAAGTTTCAAGGAAATAGAAGCTCAAATAACGATGACTACGAATACTGCGAAGCCCAGAAAGCCAAAATCAGAACAAACGCTACCAACCAGCCAAGTGTGTGACGAAGATAAAAACGAGTCAtctgaatcagaaaaagatTCTGAAGCCAGTAGCGTACTTGCGAGGATACCAAAGCCAAAAAATGAAATGGAAGTTACTAGTCTGTTAGAACCAGAATCAAAGGGTCTAGTTGTGCAAGATTCCTTCGAAGATGAATTACCTTACGTCCCAACCACTTTGCCTCAAGAGCGTTCGGCTGCTCTTCCTATTGTGCCAATAAAACAGCGGAATACTTTCGAAATGAAGACTTGTCCTATAGACAGGCCTAGATCAACAACGCCTATCAATCCAAATTCATTGGAGGAATATTGCGAGGATTTAGTGAGCAATGTCAGCCATGAAAAATTGGCGATATCTATAGAAAAGCTGAAGATTTCCTTACCAAGGCTGGACTCGTCCGATAAAGCTTCCAAATCACCCAAAAAGCCGGTAAACACCAATTGGTTCGATTTCGCAGAAAAATGCAGTCATACTGGAAGGAAATCTTCAGGGGAGGCGGATACTCCCCCTCCCCTACCGCCTAAAGGGATCCAGAAGGAATGGATCAATTTCGAAGAAGTTCCTGAACGTAGAAAACTACCGAAAAGAATTCAAACCATTCCCTCGAGGGGGCATATAGATGTTCCTGAAAATGTTTTGCACGATCATGTCGTGTACAACTATGTGAATCCCGATGAATGCAGGTGCGAATGCCATGAAAAAAAGGAGAAGAAAAAAGAAGTGGAAGTGAAATCGGTGCAAGAAGACGAAATACCTCTCCTCGAAAATgaaactgaagaacagaaggtGGTCCCTTCTTCTAGGAATAGCATCAAGATATCAGAAGGAATCAGTTTATTCAG CGAATCTTCAGTAGACCTGAGTGTTGCCACCGAACAACATGAGGATCTGCCAGCAAATGGTTCCCTTCAGAAACCTTTCAAAATTGATTTGGATGTGTCGAGTAACAGATCTAGTATTGTATCTTTG GATGAACCTCATTCCTCTTGTTCCGAAACGCCAAATGCCTTCTCCAAACCTTCGTAA
- the LOC123308989 gene encoding uncharacterized protein LOC123308989 isoform X3 has protein sequence MSHTPELVYTGISLVGQVKTPVNPSTSFLEAIVAPASGSQLQAPNTPRIDISRASSSSHHDSKDSSPDREIIEGNVGSNRDQATAKLGVGFREDGTLDLRSSTEELDFQDQKEQEKKKSRSRPQSPSYLYDESYQNHTRKDSQCSEISLLAISGRTSRLSSIGSAGSAQSRISNASHLSVLSGGTELSRSPSPHKMLLETSFCGTKSPQSMSSVTIDKIGTKDSDDFEKILLSRKHDPTEAILAEGISVKKETRSASMKEVPQKPARRMEKRVQSVRSDIKIKVDTPSMTDANITPRPTKKIVSESGVEYIYIPLKGPLPLDFEENETTPTVKPPRRTTTTARVETNSSTKPKTKSNPTSSQPKPKENARMNDVSLTPRDIMQTAPPKIDEPKYIRIKLKPDHLYDDDDDSATNTSRDTQPEKIDLDEIKTDDSTTGTYDTGKSLTSTPSVSPKFSRHCVVRDFNMDSKTPSPSLSRKSSFASIFRSKEAITSPESPTIPGRRKNMITGILREASESLKDKGRTRSRSKSRERDRPLAVSNTVSSSESIDSRGKTKGLFSIFRTSKSDVRKTENEPDILPEKMIKVEFNFSNGQKKPDKLILEKPLEANSIRIPLHSPTHYENENHRFLKDIQTPSQESQDTVIEVIPPKKEEVISAPNPEITNKKNAEIQSRQSSTSSENVVFSTRVGSNNDIFTTKLPKDKRKDFSQSKNERPSQPDTQVKLETTLEIHHNSEQVDQEEKLRTEVSVETHKEPELKRTVSTTSFKEIEAQITMTTNTAKPRKPKSEQTLPTSQVCDEDKNESSESEKDSEASSVLARIPKPKNEMEVTSLLEPESKGLVVQDSFEDELPYVPTTLPQERSAALPIVPIKQRNTFEMKTCPIDRPRSTTPINPNSLEEYCEDLVSNVSHEKLAISIEKLKISLPRLDSSDKASKSPKKPVNTNWFDFAEKCSHTGRKSSGEADTPPPLPPKGIQKEWINFEEVPERRKLPKRIQTIPSRGHIDVPENVLHDHVVYNYVNPDECRCECHEKKEKKKEVEVKSVQEDEIPLLENETEEQKVVPSSRNSIKISEGISLFSESSVDLSVATEQHEDLPANGSLQKPFKIDLDVSSNRSSIVSLDEPHSSCSETPNAFSKPS, from the exons ATGAGCCACACTCCAGAATTGGTTTATACCGGAATCAGCCTTGTAGGGCAGGTTAAGACTCCGGTCAATCCATCGACGTCATTTCTGGAAGCTATAGTTGCTCCTGCATCGGGGTCTCAGCTGCAAGCGCCTAACACTCCAAGGATCGATATTTCTAGAGCCAGTAGTTCCTCACATCACGATAGTAAGGATAGCTCACCGGACAGGGAGATCATAGAAGGAAATGTAGGAAGCAATAG AGATCAAGCAACGGCAAAGCTGGGAGTTGGTTTTAGAGAGGATGGCACGTTGGACCTCAGATCATCGACGGAAGAGCTCGATTTTCAAGATCAGAAAGaacaagagaagaaaaaaagCAGATCTAGACCTCAATCACCATCATATCTGTACGACGAATCATATCAAAATCACACAAGAAAAGATTCTCAATGTTCGGAAATCAGTCTTCTCGCGATATCTGGTCGTACCTCCAGACTGTCGAGTATAGGCAGTGCAGGATCTGCTCAGAGTAGGATTTCTAATGCGAGCCACCTTTCCGTTTTATCCGGAGGCACGGAACTATCCAGGTCGCCATCTCCTCATAAAATGCTCCTGGAAACTTCCTTCTGTGGTACCAAATCCCCACAGTCGATGTCATCTGTAACAATAGATAAAATAGGGACCAAAGACTCGGACGACTTCGAAAAAATCCTGTTGTCCAGGAAGCACGATCCTACAGAAGCAATATTAGCGGAAGGTATTAGTGTAAAAAAAGAAACCAGGTCGGCTTCCATGAAAGAGGTGCCTCAAAAACCGGCGAGGAGGATGGAAAAACGAGTACAAAGCGTTAGAAGTGATATTAAAATAAAAGTAGATACTCCGTCAATGACTGACGCAAACATAACACCCAGACCCACGAAGAAGATCGTCTCCGAAAGTGGTGTGGAGTACATTTATATTCCGTTGAAAGGTCCCCTTCCCTTAGATTTCGAAGAGAATGAAACGACTCCAACGGTAAAGCCGCCAAGGAGAACCACTACAACTGCAAGGGTTGAGACAAATTCATCCACGAAACCTAAAACGAAATCGAATCCAACGTCATCTCAACCTAAGCCTAAAGAAAACGCTAGGATGAACGATGTATCTCTGACACCTAGAGATATCATGCAAACAGCACCGCCAAAAATCGATGAACCGAAATATATTAGGATCAAACTAAAACCTGATCATCTTTACGATGACGATGATGATTCCGCTACAAATACATCCCGCGATACTCAACCTGAAAAAATAGACTTGGATGAAATAAAAACGGACGATTCAACCACCGGAACTTACGATACGGGAAAAAGCTTGACCAGTACGCCCAGTGTGAGCCCAAAATTCTCCAGACATTGCGTTGTGAGAGACTTCAATATGGACAGTAAGACACCTTCACCTTCCTTATCTAGAAAAAGTTCGTTCGCTTCTATATTTCGCAGTAAAGAAGCAATAACCAGTCCAGAATCACCAACGATCCCAGGAAGGAGAAAAAATATGATAACTGGAATCTTGAGAGAAGCTAGTGAATCGCTGAAAGACAAGGGTAGGACTAGATCCAGATCGAAAAGTAGAGAGAGAGATCGGCCTCTGGCAGTGTCCAACACAGTTTCGTCATCAGAATCAATAGACAGCAGGGGTAAAACTAAAGgtcttttttccatttttcgaaCTTCAAAAAGTGACGTGAGAAAAACAGAAAACGAACCCGATATCCTACCCGAAAAGATGATCAAAGTTGAATTCAATTTCAGCAACGGTCAGAAAAAACCCGATAAATTAATTTTAGAAAAGCCTTTAGAAGCGAATAGTATCAGAATACCCTTACATTCACCCACCCATTACGAGAATGAGAACCATAGATTTTTGAAGGATATTCAAACTCCAAGTCAGGAGTCACAAGATACTGTCATTGAAGTTATTCCACCTAAAAAGGAAGAGGTGATTTCCGCTCCAAACCCTGAAATCACCAACAAGAAGAATGCAGAAATTCAAAGTAGACAAAGCAGTACGAGTAGCGAAAATGTAGTCTTTTCGACGAGAGTAGGTAGCAATAACGATATATTCACAACTAAATTGCCGAAAGACAAAAGAAAAGACTTTTCTCAGAGCAAGAATGAGCGGCCTTCACAACCAGATACTCAAGTGAAGTTAGAAACAACTCTAGAAATTCATCATAATAGTGAGCAGGTAGATCAGGAGGAAAAACTCAGAACAGAAGTGTCAGTAGAGACACACAAGGAACCAGAATTAAAAAGGACGGTTAGTACAACAAGTTTCAAGGAAATAGAAGCTCAAATAACGATGACTACGAATACTGCGAAGCCCAGAAAGCCAAAATCAGAACAAACGCTACCAACCAGCCAAGTGTGTGACGAAGATAAAAACGAGTCAtctgaatcagaaaaagatTCTGAAGCCAGTAGCGTACTTGCGAGGATACCAAAGCCAAAAAATGAAATGGAAGTTACTAGTCTGTTAGAACCAGAATCAAAGGGTCTAGTTGTGCAAGATTCCTTCGAAGATGAATTACCTTACGTCCCAACCACTTTGCCTCAAGAGCGTTCGGCTGCTCTTCCTATTGTGCCAATAAAACAGCGGAATACTTTCGAAATGAAGACTTGTCCTATAGACAGGCCTAGATCAACAACGCCTATCAATCCAAATTCATTGGAGGAATATTGCGAGGATTTAGTGAGCAATGTCAGCCATGAAAAATTGGCGATATCTATAGAAAAGCTGAAGATTTCCTTACCAAGGCTGGACTCGTCCGATAAAGCTTCCAAATCACCCAAAAAGCCGGTAAACACCAATTGGTTCGATTTCGCAGAAAAATGCAGTCATACTGGAAGGAAATCTTCAGGGGAGGCGGATACTCCCCCTCCCCTACCGCCTAAAGGGATCCAGAAGGAATGGATCAATTTCGAAGAAGTTCCTGAACGTAGAAAACTACCGAAAAGAATTCAAACCATTCCCTCGAGGGGGCATATAGATGTTCCTGAAAATGTTTTGCACGATCATGTCGTGTACAACTATGTGAATCCCGATGAATGCAGGTGCGAATGCCATGAAAAAAAGGAGAAGAAAAAAGAAGTGGAAGTGAAATCGGTGCAAGAAGACGAAATACCTCTCCTCGAAAATgaaactgaagaacagaaggtGGTCCCTTCTTCTAGGAATAGCATCAAGATATCAGAAGGAATCAGTTTATTCAG CGAATCTTCAGTAGACCTGAGTGTTGCCACCGAACAACATGAGGATCTGCCAGCAAATGGTTCCCTTCAGAAACCTTTCAAAATTGATTTGGATGTGTCGAGTAACAGATCTAGTATTGTATCTTTG GATGAACCTCATTCCTCTTGTTCCGAAACGCCAAATGCCTTCTCCAAACCTTCGTAA
- the LOC123308989 gene encoding uncharacterized protein LOC123308989 isoform X1 — MATDGTIFTRTTPSPSVAVSVANPHRQKRMGPAPFASFEDLSDEVRSRLESPDDTTASSVVRLPGIHEDLTPSSPGYIMSHTPELVYTGISLVGQVKTPVNPSTSFLEAIVAPASGSQLQAPNTPRIDISRASSSSHHDSKDSSPDREIIEGNVGSNRDQATAKLGVGFREDGTLDLRSSTEELDFQDQKEQEKKKSRSRPQSPSYLYDESYQNHTRKDSQCSEISLLAISGRTSRLSSIGSAGSAQSRISNASHLSVLSGGTELSRSPSPHKMLLETSFCGTKSPQSMSSVTIDKIGTKDSDDFEKILLSRKHDPTEAILAEGISVKKETRSASMKEVPQKPARRMEKRVQSVRSDIKIKVDTPSMTDANITPRPTKKIVSESGVEYIYIPLKGPLPLDFEENETTPTVKPPRRTTTTARVETNSSTKPKTKSNPTSSQPKPKENARMNDVSLTPRDIMQTAPPKIDEPKYIRIKLKPDHLYDDDDDSATNTSRDTQPEKIDLDEIKTDDSTTGTYDTGKSLTSTPSVSPKFSRHCVVRDFNMDSKTPSPSLSRKSSFASIFRSKEAITSPESPTIPGRRKNMITGILREASESLKDKGRTRSRSKSRERDRPLAVSNTVSSSESIDSRGKTKGLFSIFRTSKSDVRKTENEPDILPEKMIKVEFNFSNGQKKPDKLILEKPLEANSIRIPLHSPTHYENENHRFLKDIQTPSQESQDTVIEVIPPKKEEVISAPNPEITNKKNAEIQSRQSSTSSENVVFSTRVGSNNDIFTTKLPKDKRKDFSQSKNERPSQPDTQVKLETTLEIHHNSEQVDQEEKLRTEVSVETHKEPELKRTVSTTSFKEIEAQITMTTNTAKPRKPKSEQTLPTSQVCDEDKNESSESEKDSEASSVLARIPKPKNEMEVTSLLEPESKGLVVQDSFEDELPYVPTTLPQERSAALPIVPIKQRNTFEMKTCPIDRPRSTTPINPNSLEEYCEDLVSNVSHEKLAISIEKLKISLPRLDSSDKASKSPKKPVNTNWFDFAEKCSHTGRKSSGEADTPPPLPPKGIQKEWINFEEVPERRKLPKRIQTIPSRGHIDVPENVLHDHVVYNYVNPDECRCECHEKKEKKKEVEVKSVQEDEIPLLENETEEQKVVPSSRNSIKISEGISLFSESSVDLSVATEQHEDLPANGSLQKPFKIDLDVSSNRSSIVSLDEPHSSCSETPNAFSKPS, encoded by the exons ATGGCAACCGATGGTACCATCTTCACCCGAACCACCCCCTCACCCTCCGTTGCAGTCAGTGTGGCAAATCCACATAGGCAGAAGCGCATGGGACCTGCCCCCTTTGCGTCTTTCGAGGATCTCTCTGACGAGGTGAGATCACGT TTAGAAAGTCCGGATGATACTACAGCGTCATCAGTAGTTAGGCTCCCTGGAATACATGAAGATTTGACTCCAAGCAGTCCAGGATACATAATGAGCCACACTCCAGAATTGGTTTATACCGGAATCAGCCTTGTAGGGCAGGTTAAGACTCCGGTCAATCCATCGACGTCATTTCTGGAAGCTATAGTTGCTCCTGCATCGGGGTCTCAGCTGCAAGCGCCTAACACTCCAAGGATCGATATTTCTAGAGCCAGTAGTTCCTCACATCACGATAGTAAGGATAGCTCACCGGACAGGGAGATCATAGAAGGAAATGTAGGAAGCAATAG AGATCAAGCAACGGCAAAGCTGGGAGTTGGTTTTAGAGAGGATGGCACGTTGGACCTCAGATCATCGACGGAAGAGCTCGATTTTCAAGATCAGAAAGaacaagagaagaaaaaaagCAGATCTAGACCTCAATCACCATCATATCTGTACGACGAATCATATCAAAATCACACAAGAAAAGATTCTCAATGTTCGGAAATCAGTCTTCTCGCGATATCTGGTCGTACCTCCAGACTGTCGAGTATAGGCAGTGCAGGATCTGCTCAGAGTAGGATTTCTAATGCGAGCCACCTTTCCGTTTTATCCGGAGGCACGGAACTATCCAGGTCGCCATCTCCTCATAAAATGCTCCTGGAAACTTCCTTCTGTGGTACCAAATCCCCACAGTCGATGTCATCTGTAACAATAGATAAAATAGGGACCAAAGACTCGGACGACTTCGAAAAAATCCTGTTGTCCAGGAAGCACGATCCTACAGAAGCAATATTAGCGGAAGGTATTAGTGTAAAAAAAGAAACCAGGTCGGCTTCCATGAAAGAGGTGCCTCAAAAACCGGCGAGGAGGATGGAAAAACGAGTACAAAGCGTTAGAAGTGATATTAAAATAAAAGTAGATACTCCGTCAATGACTGACGCAAACATAACACCCAGACCCACGAAGAAGATCGTCTCCGAAAGTGGTGTGGAGTACATTTATATTCCGTTGAAAGGTCCCCTTCCCTTAGATTTCGAAGAGAATGAAACGACTCCAACGGTAAAGCCGCCAAGGAGAACCACTACAACTGCAAGGGTTGAGACAAATTCATCCACGAAACCTAAAACGAAATCGAATCCAACGTCATCTCAACCTAAGCCTAAAGAAAACGCTAGGATGAACGATGTATCTCTGACACCTAGAGATATCATGCAAACAGCACCGCCAAAAATCGATGAACCGAAATATATTAGGATCAAACTAAAACCTGATCATCTTTACGATGACGATGATGATTCCGCTACAAATACATCCCGCGATACTCAACCTGAAAAAATAGACTTGGATGAAATAAAAACGGACGATTCAACCACCGGAACTTACGATACGGGAAAAAGCTTGACCAGTACGCCCAGTGTGAGCCCAAAATTCTCCAGACATTGCGTTGTGAGAGACTTCAATATGGACAGTAAGACACCTTCACCTTCCTTATCTAGAAAAAGTTCGTTCGCTTCTATATTTCGCAGTAAAGAAGCAATAACCAGTCCAGAATCACCAACGATCCCAGGAAGGAGAAAAAATATGATAACTGGAATCTTGAGAGAAGCTAGTGAATCGCTGAAAGACAAGGGTAGGACTAGATCCAGATCGAAAAGTAGAGAGAGAGATCGGCCTCTGGCAGTGTCCAACACAGTTTCGTCATCAGAATCAATAGACAGCAGGGGTAAAACTAAAGgtcttttttccatttttcgaaCTTCAAAAAGTGACGTGAGAAAAACAGAAAACGAACCCGATATCCTACCCGAAAAGATGATCAAAGTTGAATTCAATTTCAGCAACGGTCAGAAAAAACCCGATAAATTAATTTTAGAAAAGCCTTTAGAAGCGAATAGTATCAGAATACCCTTACATTCACCCACCCATTACGAGAATGAGAACCATAGATTTTTGAAGGATATTCAAACTCCAAGTCAGGAGTCACAAGATACTGTCATTGAAGTTATTCCACCTAAAAAGGAAGAGGTGATTTCCGCTCCAAACCCTGAAATCACCAACAAGAAGAATGCAGAAATTCAAAGTAGACAAAGCAGTACGAGTAGCGAAAATGTAGTCTTTTCGACGAGAGTAGGTAGCAATAACGATATATTCACAACTAAATTGCCGAAAGACAAAAGAAAAGACTTTTCTCAGAGCAAGAATGAGCGGCCTTCACAACCAGATACTCAAGTGAAGTTAGAAACAACTCTAGAAATTCATCATAATAGTGAGCAGGTAGATCAGGAGGAAAAACTCAGAACAGAAGTGTCAGTAGAGACACACAAGGAACCAGAATTAAAAAGGACGGTTAGTACAACAAGTTTCAAGGAAATAGAAGCTCAAATAACGATGACTACGAATACTGCGAAGCCCAGAAAGCCAAAATCAGAACAAACGCTACCAACCAGCCAAGTGTGTGACGAAGATAAAAACGAGTCAtctgaatcagaaaaagatTCTGAAGCCAGTAGCGTACTTGCGAGGATACCAAAGCCAAAAAATGAAATGGAAGTTACTAGTCTGTTAGAACCAGAATCAAAGGGTCTAGTTGTGCAAGATTCCTTCGAAGATGAATTACCTTACGTCCCAACCACTTTGCCTCAAGAGCGTTCGGCTGCTCTTCCTATTGTGCCAATAAAACAGCGGAATACTTTCGAAATGAAGACTTGTCCTATAGACAGGCCTAGATCAACAACGCCTATCAATCCAAATTCATTGGAGGAATATTGCGAGGATTTAGTGAGCAATGTCAGCCATGAAAAATTGGCGATATCTATAGAAAAGCTGAAGATTTCCTTACCAAGGCTGGACTCGTCCGATAAAGCTTCCAAATCACCCAAAAAGCCGGTAAACACCAATTGGTTCGATTTCGCAGAAAAATGCAGTCATACTGGAAGGAAATCTTCAGGGGAGGCGGATACTCCCCCTCCCCTACCGCCTAAAGGGATCCAGAAGGAATGGATCAATTTCGAAGAAGTTCCTGAACGTAGAAAACTACCGAAAAGAATTCAAACCATTCCCTCGAGGGGGCATATAGATGTTCCTGAAAATGTTTTGCACGATCATGTCGTGTACAACTATGTGAATCCCGATGAATGCAGGTGCGAATGCCATGAAAAAAAGGAGAAGAAAAAAGAAGTGGAAGTGAAATCGGTGCAAGAAGACGAAATACCTCTCCTCGAAAATgaaactgaagaacagaaggtGGTCCCTTCTTCTAGGAATAGCATCAAGATATCAGAAGGAATCAGTTTATTCAG CGAATCTTCAGTAGACCTGAGTGTTGCCACCGAACAACATGAGGATCTGCCAGCAAATGGTTCCCTTCAGAAACCTTTCAAAATTGATTTGGATGTGTCGAGTAACAGATCTAGTATTGTATCTTTG GATGAACCTCATTCCTCTTGTTCCGAAACGCCAAATGCCTTCTCCAAACCTTCGTAA